The proteins below come from a single Pradoshia eiseniae genomic window:
- a CDS encoding ArsR/SmtB family transcription factor, giving the protein MKDLHLTVDNALEVCKALSHEHRMNILKILSTGPHNVNELSEKLGIPFSTTAVNVKKLEDMDLIISELVPGRGTQKVNSKNFDRIIIDLSPSEVELEKNLISIDMPIGEYVDCKAEPSCGLVGDNDYIGMQDDPRSFYETNRREAELLYFKAGYVEYRYPNRTPYGSSVSELEFTLEICSEAPYHKNDWPSDITMWINGIEVGTWTSPGDFGGERGFNTPKWWSLHFTQYGLLKNWKVTETGTFLDGNKISDVRIKDLQITKNPYISLKIGIKEEATNIGGINLFGTNFGNYSQGIVMNLRYL; this is encoded by the coding sequence ATGAAGGATTTACATTTAACTGTGGATAATGCTCTTGAGGTATGTAAGGCCTTATCACACGAACACAGAATGAATATATTGAAAATTTTAAGCACAGGTCCTCATAATGTTAATGAGCTATCAGAAAAGCTCGGTATTCCGTTTTCAACTACTGCTGTTAATGTCAAGAAATTAGAGGATATGGATTTGATTATTAGTGAGCTGGTCCCTGGCAGAGGGACGCAAAAGGTGAATTCCAAAAATTTCGATAGAATTATCATTGATTTATCACCAAGTGAGGTTGAGTTGGAGAAAAACTTAATATCCATTGATATGCCGATTGGAGAATATGTCGATTGTAAAGCAGAACCTAGCTGTGGTTTGGTTGGTGATAATGATTATATCGGGATGCAAGATGACCCGCGGTCTTTTTATGAAACGAATCGGAGAGAGGCTGAGCTTCTTTATTTTAAAGCGGGGTATGTAGAGTACCGCTATCCAAATCGGACGCCATATGGTTCTAGCGTTTCGGAGCTGGAATTCACTCTGGAAATATGTTCAGAGGCTCCATATCACAAAAATGATTGGCCCTCAGATATCACGATGTGGATCAATGGAATAGAGGTTGGAACGTGGACATCACCTGGTGATTTTGGAGGGGAAAGAGGCTTTAATACACCAAAATGGTGGAGCCTTCACTTTACTCAATACGGATTATTAAAGAATTGGAAAGTTACCGAAACAGGGACTTTTTTAGATGGAAATAAAATTTCCGATGTAAGAATCAAGGATCTTCAAATCACTAAAAATCCATATATTTCTTTAAAAATAGGAATAAAAGAAGAAGCGACCAATATAGGTGGAATTAATTTATTCGGCACGAATTTCGGCAACTATAGTCAAGGTATTGTTATGAATTTGCGTTATTTATAA
- a CDS encoding ABC transporter substrate-binding protein produces the protein MVGSLKRLSFLVLGFILLLAGCSSGESDSASGSNDGVTKLSYWVPFSGSDGEFMQDMVKEFNSSQDEIEVEFMNNNWEDYYTKFKTSLVSNTAPDVAVAHVSRLGELLPTGKLESLDDLAKEADLDWSTFGDNQLDAVTRDGNHVAVPLDTHAVIMFYNKTLLKDAGLLNEDGTIKMEQGAEGFTEMLRTLKDELPEGVSPMVIGSNNVFTFWIWHALISQQGSTYIEDGKVTIDTPEGKEAMNLLKTWLDEGLIQADIGDNSYDIFKTQDAAVTFSGVWATGNFETEESLDFAAVPFPQLFDQPGAWGDSHTIVVPKQDDKEKQVAAVKFADWLAENGQMWAKAGHVPVKPSVIDSAEYKEMPYRADYANVMDDVNYMPENDQLTAVNDAILESLVKVNYGQISVDKGLKEAQQKVEELVGK, from the coding sequence ATGGTTGGTTCTTTGAAAAGGCTTTCATTTCTTGTGTTAGGTTTTATTTTACTATTAGCTGGTTGTTCTTCTGGAGAATCTGACAGTGCTTCAGGCTCGAATGACGGTGTAACTAAACTTAGCTATTGGGTGCCTTTTAGCGGTTCAGACGGTGAATTTATGCAAGATATGGTTAAAGAGTTTAATAGCTCTCAAGATGAGATTGAAGTTGAGTTTATGAATAACAATTGGGAGGATTATTATACAAAATTCAAAACCTCTCTCGTTTCCAATACTGCACCAGACGTAGCTGTTGCGCATGTATCCAGATTAGGTGAACTTCTTCCAACCGGAAAGCTTGAATCTTTAGATGATTTAGCTAAAGAGGCTGATTTGGATTGGTCAACCTTCGGTGATAATCAATTAGATGCCGTAACTCGAGATGGTAATCATGTTGCCGTACCACTTGATACTCATGCTGTCATTATGTTTTACAATAAAACTTTATTAAAAGATGCTGGGCTTTTAAATGAAGATGGAACGATCAAAATGGAGCAGGGGGCTGAGGGCTTTACCGAGATGTTAAGAACGTTAAAAGACGAACTCCCTGAAGGTGTATCTCCAATGGTCATCGGTAGTAATAATGTATTTACTTTCTGGATTTGGCATGCACTCATCAGTCAACAAGGGTCTACATATATAGAAGATGGGAAAGTAACAATTGACACCCCTGAAGGTAAAGAGGCTATGAATCTATTGAAAACTTGGTTGGATGAAGGTCTAATTCAGGCTGATATTGGTGATAATAGCTACGATATTTTTAAAACACAGGATGCGGCTGTAACATTCTCGGGAGTATGGGCAACAGGTAATTTTGAAACTGAAGAATCATTAGATTTTGCAGCTGTTCCATTCCCGCAACTCTTTGACCAGCCAGGTGCTTGGGGTGATTCTCATACTATTGTCGTACCTAAACAAGATGATAAAGAAAAACAAGTAGCAGCTGTTAAGTTTGCTGATTGGTTAGCTGAAAACGGACAAATGTGGGCAAAGGCAGGACATGTACCAGTTAAGCCTTCCGTTATCGATTCAGCAGAATATAAGGAAATGCCGTATCGTGCTGATTATGCGAACGTAATGGATGATGTCAACTATATGCCGGAAAATGATCAGCTAACGGCTGTCAATGATGCTATTTTAGAATCACTTGTGAAAGTTAATTATGGACAAATTTCCGTGGACAAAGGGTTGAAGGAAGCTCAACAAAAAGTAGAAGAACTTGTTGGCAAGTAA
- a CDS encoding carbohydrate ABC transporter permease: MRDSTIDHTSKPAKKRRKPLRNKVNSYLAALLFLAPFMVLYLWFWIYPIIKGFLTSLTTGAFGVNETFAGLGNYKYMLSDDKFWSSFGNTLYFVLISTPSIVIIGLLMALLVNMKLKGTTFLRSAFFMPYMLSISVVGSIWVFILQSNTGLLAETLELIGINMSVSWFGSWGMGWLSILLATLWWTVGFNMILFLAGLQEIPDELYEAADIDGASSWEKFRYITFPSLRGVTAIVVLLQTIASFKLFGQTFLITNGGPGTSTTPLVHYIYQIAFRQWDMGYASAVSFVLFLAVSFISLIQYKVLMKKEKH, encoded by the coding sequence ATGAGAGATTCTACTATTGATCATACGAGTAAACCAGCGAAAAAAAGAAGAAAACCTTTAAGAAATAAGGTGAATAGCTATCTAGCAGCATTGCTATTCCTGGCTCCTTTTATGGTTTTATATTTATGGTTTTGGATTTATCCAATTATTAAAGGATTTTTAACGAGCTTGACCACTGGGGCCTTTGGGGTTAATGAAACCTTTGCCGGTCTAGGCAATTACAAATATATGCTGTCAGATGATAAGTTTTGGTCTTCATTCGGTAACACACTGTACTTTGTATTAATCTCCACACCTTCGATTGTCATTATTGGTTTGCTTATGGCGCTCCTCGTGAACATGAAATTAAAAGGTACGACGTTTTTAAGAAGTGCTTTCTTTATGCCCTATATGTTATCTATTTCTGTTGTCGGAAGTATTTGGGTGTTTATTTTGCAATCGAATACAGGGCTTTTAGCAGAAACGCTAGAGTTAATTGGGATAAACATGAGTGTTTCCTGGTTTGGCAGTTGGGGGATGGGGTGGCTTTCCATCTTGCTCGCAACGCTTTGGTGGACAGTTGGGTTTAATATGATTTTATTCTTAGCAGGACTACAAGAAATTCCGGATGAATTATATGAAGCTGCTGATATTGACGGGGCAAGCAGCTGGGAGAAATTCCGCTATATTACATTTCCATCTTTAAGAGGAGTAACAGCTATAGTTGTTCTGCTTCAAACGATTGCTTCATTTAAACTTTTCGGACAAACATTCCTTATTACAAACGGTGGTCCAGGTACATCCACCACTCCACTCGTTCACTATATTTATCAAATAGCTTTTAGGCAATGGGATATGGGATATGCCTCTGCCGTTTCATTCGTACTATTTTTAGCCGTGTCATTCATTTCCTTGATTCAATATAAGGTACTTATGAAGAAAGAGAAACATTGA
- a CDS encoding carbohydrate ABC transporter permease has product MSNNKNSMRTYLIYIAAFCMAFVMIIPLLWMIISAFKAPGSTVTVITELMRPPYTLDSFKEVLEPDGTAMMWRWTFNSVVVGVVQTVVTVLFSSWAAYAVSRIDFKGKTIIFALILAGLMVPMESIVVPLFEMIVELNWTNTYHALIWPGMMLPLAFLILKQFIDQLPSELLEAARIDGAGHFQIWWKIVFPLSRSSMAAVSIFIFIQSWNNLLWPLLVAQETSMMTLPVGIPTFQSNFATDLAVPMASNVIASIPALIVFLLFQKHIIKGISMTGIK; this is encoded by the coding sequence ATGAGTAATAATAAAAATTCTATGCGTACATATTTGATTTACATTGCCGCGTTTTGTATGGCATTTGTCATGATTATTCCCTTGCTTTGGATGATCATTTCTGCTTTCAAGGCACCTGGGTCAACGGTTACGGTTATAACTGAATTGATGCGTCCTCCGTATACTTTAGATAGCTTTAAAGAAGTGTTAGAACCAGATGGTACAGCGATGATGTGGCGCTGGACATTTAATAGTGTAGTAGTTGGTGTTGTGCAAACGGTTGTTACTGTATTGTTTAGTTCCTGGGCAGCATATGCTGTATCTCGAATAGATTTCAAGGGGAAAACGATTATTTTCGCTTTGATATTAGCGGGATTGATGGTACCGATGGAATCAATCGTAGTTCCATTATTTGAAATGATTGTTGAACTCAATTGGACAAATACGTACCATGCCTTGATTTGGCCGGGAATGATGCTTCCACTAGCATTCCTGATTTTAAAGCAATTTATCGACCAGCTTCCATCAGAATTATTAGAGGCTGCCAGAATTGATGGTGCTGGACATTTTCAAATCTGGTGGAAAATCGTATTTCCGCTATCTAGAAGTTCCATGGCAGCAGTTAGTATTTTTATCTTCATTCAGTCATGGAATAATCTCTTATGGCCTTTATTAGTCGCTCAGGAAACAAGTATGATGACCTTGCCAGTTGGAATCCCAACCTTTCAGAGCAATTTTGCGACCGACTTGGCAGTGCCGATGGCCTCTAATGTAATAGCGAGTATTCCAGCGCTAATTGTATTCCTTTTGTTCCAAAAACATATTATTAAGGGTATCTCCATGACCGGTATTAAGTAG